The Brachypodium distachyon strain Bd21 chromosome 4, Brachypodium_distachyon_v3.0, whole genome shotgun sequence nucleotide sequence catcttttgttagacggagggagtaatttagGATTAGAAAGGCCTACCGTGTACATATGAGCTAAGCCATCCGCTTAAAGGAAATCTATAAGCTCAATCTAAAAGGCTTTGAAGACAACAAGACACGACGAAGCAACTCCTTGGACAGTTTCAAAGTCCATATTGATCTCAAATGCAATTTCCATCATTCTCCAAAGTGTGTCCCCTCGCCTCTGTTTGCCACACTCTGGCATCAGGTAGCGAAAGACCTGCCTATCCACATGGCGTGTCATAAGATTTCTGTCTTTTTCGGTTTAGATGTACAAGCAATAGTGTACCATGACGGTGGAGATGTTACTTTGTGGAAATGAGTTCCTCCTGCTCTTTTCTCACTATAGTGATGTTTTCTTCGGTGTCGTTGTGGGGCTGTGAAGGTGTGTTCTCGTAGATCCGGTTTACCCGACCTCACGGGTTTGTGTGTGCTTGTTCTTGTGTACGGTTGCCTTCTTCAACCTTAGATTTGTTTTTTATCGGATATCATTAACGAGTTAAGTCCATATAACCCCCTAAACTTTGAGGATTGGACTACTTTACCCCCTAAACTTCAAAACCGGATACCTAACCCCCTCAACTTTGCAAAACCGGATAAATCACCCCTTGAGACCAACCTAAACGGTTTTTGTAAGTGGTTTTGCTGACGTAGCAACTGAAAAATTCTATGCTGTCAGTTTTAGGAAAGGAATAATTGttttagacaaaaaaaaacgtcaacttcccctcctcttcctcattATTCActccccttttcttttctcccgtCCCAGTTCCAGAAACAAGAGTTCATCCTTAATATTGAAATTAGACAGAAACTTGAGCTCCTCGCGGATGTCAATATTGTCTGGTTACTTAGATGTCTGGATACGTTAAGCATGCTCAGTTCATGCAATTTTAGTTTTTGGGTAAGTGTATGATATTTGTTATTTTGTAGTAAGCATgatcttttttgttttaagaCGCAACTGAAATGATCATATTTTGCTACATAAACAAAATGCTCCGACTGATGACCGCTCCAAAATTGTGCCATTTTGTCAGGGATGATTTATCTGGTTTTGCAAAATTCAGGAACTTAAACACCCAATTTTAAAGAGGAGGTAAAATTGAAGGGGTTTCCCGCCTAAACCAATTGTTCCCCGCACTAAAACTGATAGCAAAGTATTTGTTAGTCGCCACGTCAGCAAAaccgctaaaaaaaaactcgctTAAGTTGGTCTCGGGGCTGATTTGTCTgattttgcaaagttcaggATGGTAAGTACCAGATTTTAAAGTTCAGAAGGTAAAGTAGTCTGATCATCAAAGTTCATGGGTTTAGATGGACTTAACTCTATCGTTGACAGTGGAGATGCACAATTGCCCTGTGATTCTCTGAAGTCGTTTTTTCGTCTTCGAAGATCGTTGTGTTGGTTTCCAACCACCGATGCACATGAGAATTGAATTTAGAGCATGACCTTTTTTCACTCTATGCCCATTGCGACATGAATCACccgcaaaataaataaataaataaatcgcCACAGCTTGCTCTCGCTGAAATGCTGAATGCATAGGACTGAACAATCTCCGCGCCAGTACTGTCCTTGATCTGCAGCTACTCGAAAGCCAACGGCTAGTATATGTTTAACGGCTACCCATGCGATCAGTCGTACACTAACGCCCTCGGCAACCATAAAGCAACAGCATCATTCATTCCCCCTCTCAGATTCCCACCAACATCCCAACGCCTTTCAAATCTTAGCAACAAAAatctacggagtagtatataaCCAGTTAACCACAACACAGAgcattctgaatttctgatttCCTCGCTCTCCCTCTCAATGGCCACGAGAAAGGCAGCCGCATTGTGTTTGGGTTACGTCCTGGTTGTCGTcgccgcgacggcggccgTCGGCGACCCGGGGAAGATCGGCATCTGCCACGGCCGCGTCGGGAGCAACCTCCCTTCgccggaggccgcggcggcgctgctgaaGCAGAACGGGATCACCAAGGCGCGGCTCTTCCTCCCGGACCCTGCCGTGCTCCAGGCCTTCGCGGCCGCCGGCATCGACCTCACCGTGGGCGTCCCCAACGAGAACCTCACCTTCCTCTCCGCCGCGGGGCCCGAGGGCGCGCTACGGTGGCTCCGCTCAGCCGGCCTCgcccccggcagcggccccgTGGCGGGCCGCCTCCGCTACCTGGCCGTGGGCAACGAGGTGCTCTACAACAACCAGTTCTACGCGCCGCACCTCGTGCCGGCCATGCGCAACCTCCACGCCGCGCTGGCCGCGCTCGGCCTCGACGGCCAGGTCAAGGTCTCCTCGGCGCACGCCTCCTCGGTGCTCGCCAGTTCGTACCCGCCCTCCGCGGGGGCCTTCGACGCCGCGTCGCTCGAGGTGCTCCGCCCCATGCTGCGCTTCCTCGCCGACACCGGCGCGCCATTCATGGTCAACACCTACCCGTTCATCAGCCACGCCAACGACCCGGCCAACGTGCCGCTCGCCTACGCGCTCTCGTCCGGCGagtcctcggcggcgccggtgcgcGACGGCGGGCTGGTGTACGCGAGCCTGTTCGACGCGACGGTGgacgcggtggtggcggcgctggagcgggAAGGGTTCGGGGGAGTGCCGGTGGCCGTGACCGAGACCGGGTGGCCCACCGCGGGCCACCCGGCGGCGACCCCGCAGAACGCGGCGGCGTACAACGGTAGGATGGTCGACAGGAAGGCGCGCGGCGTCGGCACGCCGCGCCGGCCCGGCGTGCCCGTGGAGGTGTTCCTGTTCGACCTGTACGACGATGACGGCAAGCCCGGCGCCGAGTTCGAGAGGCACTTCGGCGTCTTCAGGGCAGACGGCAGCAAGGCCTATGACATCAGCTTCGCGTAGAAATCTGTATCGAACTGATCCGCGCGTTTAGCTGTTGATATGTGAATCAACTGGCTGCTGTTTCCTgcgttttttttctcttttcttttctaggcTAATCTGCTGGCCTGTGCGGATGTATGTATTCATCTTCTGATCGAGTTGATTTGTGTAATGCAATTATAGTACGAATCGTGATTTCTCACGATGGTGAATTCTGGAAATGTTGCAACTGAATCCTCTCTGTGCATTCTGAAAATGTTCTCCCAAAAAGAGcacttgtttcttttgatATATTTGCGAAACCCCTGGCAGTCTGTGAAAATGTTGTTACAGACGGCACCACCTCACAGTAAGACAGTAAGTAGTATTTGTACACTGTAAGGAGTATTGtttacaaggaaaaaaaactctaaTTTTCGTTTTTGCTCACATCATGTGTGTGCCGGCCCTACGATTGTTCTTCAGTACACAACATTACACTGTTTActgtggtgctgctgcgccaGAGTATACCAAATCCTCTAAAGAATTGTCAACAGGTTCAAATTTACAGATGCAATCGTAAATATTCCCATTGAAAAGCTTTTCTGCCAACCTCTGATTCTTCACCATCGCAAGCTGCGGATACAGTTCAGTTTGGTAAGCTTCTTATAAACATGCAGGTTTGAGTACGCAAGTGCAAAGATATTGCATGTACGCAATAAAACTTGAATCGGCtagattttacaaaaaatacGTACCTTTAGAGCATCACACTTGAAACGGGCATTGAGGTTGGTATGCAGTGCTCGCCCCATGCCCTCCAGGATTAACTGCATAACATTCACAACCAAAACCAAGAAATCAATGAACTATGCAATTGATTACACACAAGGGAATACACTCGATTCAAAGAGCTACAGCCTTCTTACCAGATCTGCATCCTTGGCAGCAGCTGCAAGCTCTGAGCTAACCTGTCGGAAATCAATACATGGACTGCCACATCCATTCTCTACAACCATTAGGGGCACTGACACCGGTTCATCCTTGGCATCATCTTGGATACCAGCCATAGCATCAACTATCAATCCACCAGCTTCCGCGGCTTTCCGAAGGATACCACAATGCTGTGACACATTACAAGCAATAAAGCAGAAGTTTAGACACAGCAGTACACAATACAGCCAGGATGACCAAGGAGAACAAAATTCCATTCACTTGTACCTTTGCAGCTTCAGCTACAATTCCGGGAAGTTCATTAGCCGTAATATCATTCAAAGCCGGCAATGAATTTGCAACCAGAACTACCTGCAGAATAAATATTTTGTTAACCACGTTGCTCAAACTGCAAAAGTCATCTTTTTATCACAATATTGCCTGGTTCCAGCCCATGATTCAATCTCTAGAAA carries:
- the LOC100826286 gene encoding putative glucan endo-1,3-beta-glucosidase GVI — its product is MATRKAAALCLGYVLVVVAATAAVGDPGKIGICHGRVGSNLPSPEAAAALLKQNGITKARLFLPDPAVLQAFAAAGIDLTVGVPNENLTFLSAAGPEGALRWLRSAGLAPGSGPVAGRLRYLAVGNEVLYNNQFYAPHLVPAMRNLHAALAALGLDGQVKVSSAHASSVLASSYPPSAGAFDAASLEVLRPMLRFLADTGAPFMVNTYPFISHANDPANVPLAYALSSGESSAAPVRDGGLVYASLFDATVDAVVAALEREGFGGVPVAVTETGWPTAGHPAATPQNAAAYNGRMVDRKARGVGTPRRPGVPVEVFLFDLYDDDGKPGAEFERHFGVFRADGSKAYDISFA